DNA from Aliarcobacter butzleri:
AATCTGGCTTTTCGAATATTTGTTTAGTTAAAACATCATTTTGTATTTGAGTTAATTCCTCAATTTCATTATCACTCTTAAATTCAATTGTTTTAACGTCAATTGGTTCTTTAACTTCAATAGTCCAACTTCGAAAACCATTACAAAGAGTAAAAATAGGAATAATGATTGCATCAAATTTCAAAGCTAATCTTGAAGTAGAATCTGTAGCTCTTGTCTTTTGATCAAGAAAATTTATATCTACTCCACTTCTTAAGTATTGGTCTATTACAACACAAACTGTTTTATTTTCTTTGAAAGCTTTTATCATTCCTTTTGCAGCACTTTGTTTCTCAAGCATGGTAACATTATTTTTAGTTCTAGCTTCTTCATAAAGCTTTTGAATATGAGGATTATCCATTTTTCTATTTACAATAGCAACTTTCCCAAATTTCAGAGCAATATATGGAACAGTTAATTCCCAACCTCCATAATGAGCAGAGATATAAATAATTTTTCTATTCTCTTTTAGAGCTTTTTCTATAATTTCACCATTTATTATATTTGCTTTTCCTAGTATTTCATCTTTTGTAAGTTTTTGGTTTTCAATAAATTCATACATATTAAAAACCAAAGACTTATAAGAATTATAAATTATTTCTTCTTTTCTTTCTTCGCTAATTGTATTTTTATAAACTAAATCAAGATTTGCTTTTGCAATGCTTTTATGTTTTTTATTAAATTTATATGCTAAAAATGCCAAAAGCTCTAAAAATTTTTTCATTAAAAATCTAGGAGTTATAAGAAATAAAAATATAAAAGTTTTATATAAAAAAAGTCTAAAATAATCTTTTATTTTTCTATACATATAAAAGCCCTTTTGCCGTATTTATAATTTCATTTTCATCTATTTCTTTGATTGAGAAATCGTTTCTATCAAGTTTAAAAGGATTAACAATACTTTTTGATTCAATTATTTTATTTGTATTTGTTATATAAGTATTTCTGTATCCTGGAGTATTTCCAAAAAGAGTAATTGAAGGAATATTTAAAGCCCAAGCCATATGCGTGGGTCCAGTGTCATTTCCTATTACTAAATCAACTTTACTCATAATTGCTTTTAAACTATTTAAATCTAACTTTGGTAAAACTTTTGCTTTAGAAATATTTGCTACAAAATTAGCTATATCTTTTTCAGCTTCATTTCCCCAAGTAATCAAACAATTTTCATCTAAATTATTAATTATTTTAGCAAACTTTTCTTTAGAGTACATTTTACTTGGCCAGCTTGCACCTATTACAAATAGTACATTTTTTTTATCTTTACTTAAATACTCATATATAACTTCATTTTCATTTTTATAAAATAAAAATGGTTTCTTATTTAGAATATCATCTTTTGTAATCTCAAAATTCAAAGCTTGACTTAGAACTTTTACATTTCTTTCTATTGCATTCTTATCATAAGCAATATCAACTCTTTTTGTATAAAAAAATGAAGCTAATTTTTCTCTAGTTGAATTTTTACTAAATCCTACTCTATTCTTTCCTAAAAAAAATGAAACTATTGCAGATTTTATAAGCCCTTGTGCATCAATTACTAAATCATAAGAGTTTTTTTCATATTTTTTTATAAGTTTTATTTGATTTATTATCTCTTTTTTATCTTTTTTTATACTTTTTAAATCTAATTTAATAATTTGATTTATATCTGGATTATTTTCTAAAACTCCAGCAAAAGCAGTTTCAACAAACCAATCAATTTGTAAATTTGGATATTTTCTTTTTATATATTGTAAAGCTACCATGGCATGGATTATATCACCCATTGCCGATAGCTTAATTATAGCTATTCGTTTCATCATAAAATCTCTAAAATTAAATCTTGCGGTGTTTCTATTTTATCAATATTTGATTCAATTAAAAATGATTTATTTGGTAAATTTATTTTTAAAGTTTTGTTTTCTAAAACATATTCTACTTTAGGTCTTGAAAAATCTTGATTTATTGCAATATTCAAAGAAATCATAAAAGACATCCACTGTACTACTTCAAGTGAAGGTAGAAGATCTTTGTGTTTTAAAATATCTTCTTGCGAAGGTAAAGATTTTTTTGAAAATTTGATTGTATAAGCAACAATTACTCTTGAAGTATGTAAAAAATCATAATTTAAACCATTTAAAATAAAATCAAAAGCATTATCATTTGATTTATAAAAATTTAAAACTGACCCAATAGAGTTCAATTTAGAAGCAACTACCAAAAGTTCTTTATATTTATTATCTAACTTATGAAAAGGTTTTAAACTATCAAATATTTTTTTAGCATTATTTCCAAAGTATGCACTTTGTTTTTCATCGATTTGAAACCTATCAAGAAGACTTTTTACACTTACATTAAAATTATGTGGAAATTTATGATTAGAATTTCTAAGTAAATCTGTTAGATAAACACCTTCTCTAACACCTACTCCTGAAGTTACAACCGTTTGAGTTTTTAACTCTTCTAAAATCGTTTTAAAAATAAATGAACCTTCTTTTATTGTATCAAATCTATCTTTTTTTATTCCAAATGATTTTAAATCTTCACAATTTTTTGCTTTTGAAATTCTATTTAATAAAGCAATTTCATTTTTTACTTCATAAGTATATCCATGTAGGATATCTAATGGATATTGATTTTTAGCCATAATAAGTTTTGATAAAGCTCTAATACTTCCACCAATACCAACAACTTTTTTAGGAATTTCAACATCTAATTTAAAAATCTTTTCTAAATTATCTAAAATATATTTTTTTGCACCTTCAATATTGTTTTTATTAAAATATAACTCTTTTATTCTAACAGTTCCAATATTTAATGATATTGATTTTTCTATCTTTCCATTTTTTACAAAACAAAATTCTGTTGAACCACCACCAATATCAACTGTTACAAAAGTATCATCATGTAATAAATTAGAAGCAGCAACTCCACCAAAGTACGCTTCTTTTTCACCATCTATTACTTTTATATTTAATCCCAAATCATTCCTAACTTTATTTATAAAAGCTTTTGAATTTGGAGCATCTCTTAAAGCTGATGTTGCAACACAAATAATTTTTCTTGATTTTAAAGCATTAGATATATTTAAAAAAGATTTTAAAGATTCATAGGCTCTTTGCATAGGAATTTCCTGAAGATTGCCATCATTTTCATAACAACCTTCAGAAATCTTAACCCTACTTTTAGTTTCATTTATTAAACTAAATGCAAATCTACTACTCTTTTGTAAGACAACCATCCTCATTGAATTTGAGCCAATGTCAATGATTGTTGTTACTTTAGACATTAATTTTCTTCTTCTATTAATTGTTCATATTTGAATTTTAATTCTTCCATAGTCTCTTCATTATCTGGATCAATAATAATACAGTCAACAGGACAAACTTCAACACATTGTGGTTCTTCATAATGTCCCACACACTCTGTACAGCGATCAGGATCAATCATATAAATTGGGTCACCCTCTTCAATAGCATAATTTGGGCACTCTTCTCTACATGCATCACATGCAATACATTCATCAGTAATCATTAAAGACATACAATTTCTTCCTATTTTTAATATATATTGTTGGAGTTATAACCTAAAAATGATTAATTATTTCTTTAAATAAATCATATTTTTCTTTATATTTTGTTATAAACAAGTAATCTTTTGTTCTATAAATATATAGATTTGAGCAAATATATAAAGCTGCTTCAACATCAAATTCTCTGATATTTCCTGCAAATAATACAAATTCGTAATCTCTTGTATTACTCAAAGATAAAGCGACTGCACCTAAAGTTCTAAACTTAATATTATTTTGATATAGTTTTTCACAAATTTTTGGATATTTATAAGCTCTTTCAAAAATTGCTATTTTGCTCTTATTTGTTTTTAGTGGTGTAAACTCTTTCATATTTATCAAAGAATAATATTTAACATCATCTTCGAAAGCTTTATATATAATAGTTTTTGTAATTAAATTTGTCACAAATCCAGCAACGATTTTTTCATCAATTTTTAAGGCAACAGATGTTCCATAATAAGGTATTTGTGAGTAGAAATTATTGCTTCCATCAAGGGGATCAATTATTATCGTAGTTTTTTTGCTATTATCTATAAAACCACACTCTTCTGAGTATATATTTCCAAATTCTAAAAGATGTTTTATAAAAATTTCTTCAAAGATTAAATCAATTTTTAAAGAGTTGTCTCCACCAAAACCATTAATATTTGTATATTCATAGTCATTTAAAGTTATTTTTTCATCTATGTATGTACAAATTTCTTTGTTTGCTAAAATTACAGCCTTTATAAAAGACTTTTTATAATTGGCTGTAATTTCCATTTTTACAATAAATCTTTTATTATAGCTTTTGCAGCTTCTCTTCCATCAGCCGCTGCAGTTACTGCTAAATGAGCGCCTCTTTGGCAATCTCCGCCAGCATAAACTTTTTTATTTGAAGTTTTAAATTCACTATTTACAACAACAGCACCCCAAGAGTTTGTTTCAACATTTAGTTCTTTTAAGAAAGTTGGAACTTCTGGAGAAAAACCTAATGCTAAGATTACAACATCAGCTTCTTCTAAATACTCACTTCCTTGATTTACAACTACTTTTTGTCTTCCACTACCATCAGGTTCACTCATAGAAGTTTCAAGTAATTCAACTGCAAAAGCACTGTTATCTTTTACTTTTATAGATTTTGGGCTTACATTAAATACAAATTCAACACCCTCTTCTTTTGCATTTACAACTTCTTTTTTACTTCCTGGCATATTTACTTCATCTCTTCTGTAAAGACATTTTACAGTTTGAGCACCTTCTCTAACAGAAGTTCTAACACAATCCATAGCAGTATCTCCACCACCAATTACAACAACTCTTTTGTCTTCA
Protein-coding regions in this window:
- a CDS encoding lipid A biosynthesis lauroyl acyltransferase, whose translation is MYRKIKDYFRLFLYKTFIFLFLITPRFLMKKFLELLAFLAYKFNKKHKSIAKANLDLVYKNTISEERKEEIIYNSYKSLVFNMYEFIENQKLTKDEILGKANIINGEIIEKALKENRKIIYISAHYGGWELTVPYIALKFGKVAIVNRKMDNPHIQKLYEEARTKNNVTMLEKQSAAKGMIKAFKENKTVCVVIDQYLRSGVDINFLDQKTRATDSTSRLALKFDAIIIPIFTLCNGFRSWTIEVKEPIDVKTIEFKSDNEIEELTQIQNDVLTKQIFEKPDFWLWQHKRFKKYHNEMYKKEKN
- the waaC gene encoding lipopolysaccharide heptosyltransferase I, with translation MMKRIAIIKLSAMGDIIHAMVALQYIKRKYPNLQIDWFVETAFAGVLENNPDINQIIKLDLKSIKKDKKEIINQIKLIKKYEKNSYDLVIDAQGLIKSAIVSFFLGKNRVGFSKNSTREKLASFFYTKRVDIAYDKNAIERNVKVLSQALNFEITKDDILNKKPFLFYKNENEVIYEYLSKDKKNVLFVIGASWPSKMYSKEKFAKIINNLDENCLITWGNEAEKDIANFVANISKAKVLPKLDLNSLKAIMSKVDLVIGNDTGPTHMAWALNIPSITLFGNTPGYRNTYITNTNKIIESKSIVNPFKLDRNDFSIKEIDENEIINTAKGLLYV
- a CDS encoding Ppx/GppA phosphatase family protein; the protein is MSKVTTIIDIGSNSMRMVVLQKSSRFAFSLINETKSRVKISEGCYENDGNLQEIPMQRAYESLKSFLNISNALKSRKIICVATSALRDAPNSKAFINKVRNDLGLNIKVIDGEKEAYFGGVAASNLLHDDTFVTVDIGGGSTEFCFVKNGKIEKSISLNIGTVRIKELYFNKNNIEGAKKYILDNLEKIFKLDVEIPKKVVGIGGSIRALSKLIMAKNQYPLDILHGYTYEVKNEIALLNRISKAKNCEDLKSFGIKKDRFDTIKEGSFIFKTILEELKTQTVVTSGVGVREGVYLTDLLRNSNHKFPHNFNVSVKSLLDRFQIDEKQSAYFGNNAKKIFDSLKPFHKLDNKYKELLVVASKLNSIGSVLNFYKSNDNAFDFILNGLNYDFLHTSRVIVAYTIKFSKKSLPSQEDILKHKDLLPSLEVVQWMSFMISLNIAINQDFSRPKVEYVLENKTLKINLPNKSFLIESNIDKIETPQDLILEIL
- a CDS encoding YfhL family 4Fe-4S dicluster ferredoxin, whose amino-acid sequence is MSLMITDECIACDACREECPNYAIEEGDPIYMIDPDRCTECVGHYEEPQCVEVCPVDCIIIDPDNEETMEELKFKYEQLIEEEN
- a CDS encoding inositol monophosphatase family protein: MEITANYKKSFIKAVILANKEICTYIDEKITLNDYEYTNINGFGGDNSLKIDLIFEEIFIKHLLEFGNIYSEECGFIDNSKKTTIIIDPLDGSNNFYSQIPYYGTSVALKIDEKIVAGFVTNLITKTIIYKAFEDDVKYYSLINMKEFTPLKTNKSKIAIFERAYKYPKICEKLYQNNIKFRTLGAVALSLSNTRDYEFVLFAGNIREFDVEAALYICSNLYIYRTKDYLFITKYKEKYDLFKEIINHF